GCATCGACAACGGCACTGGCCTCCATGGGATTGGATGAGGTCCTGCCCCTCTCATAGACCGTTTCAGGGAGGTACCTGAGGTGCAGTCCCAGTTCCTCATCATCCCTTGCAGGTGATGGATACGCCAGGAGCCTGTTATCATAGAACTCCTGGTTCGAGACCGCTATAAGGGACTCGTGGCGACTCCTGTAGTGCCACATGAGCATCCTCACAGGGAAACTCCTCTTGCAGAGGTGCAGTATGCTCTCAATATCAGCCGCGCTTGCCACGTCCTCAGAGTCCTCCTCAGAGGACACCATCTGGTCAAAAAAACTTGTTGGGGGGAGCTGATTCGTATCACCCATAACAACGGCCGTCCTGGCCCTCAGAAATGCGCCGAGGGCGTCCTCTGGTTTGACCTGTGAGGCCTCATCGAATATGACCACGTCAAACTGGAGTTCGCTGCTCCTGGGGTCAAGGTACTGGGCAATGGAAAGGGGGCTCATCATGAAGCACGGCTTTATCCTCTTTATAACACCCCCCGCCCTTTTAAGGAGTTTCCTGAGGGGCATGTGCCCCCTTTTACGTGTGAATTCACCGCTCAGGATGCTCTCCTCTGAATCAGGGGCGGCCCCCCCAAAGACTCCTGGCATGGACCTGGTGAGTTTATAAATGAGCCTCTTCCTGTTCAGTTCAATGATCCTGGAGTCAAGCTCCCTGAACTCCCTTATCCTGGCCTCATGGAGGTCTCCGATGAAGGTGTAGAGGACGGGTATCTCCCTGAAGGCCTTCTCAAGGAGGGCGTCTGCAAGGTTGCCCTCCATTGCCGGCCTGATGTCCTCAAGGCCTATTATACCCGATTCAATGAGGGGTATGAATGCAGCGCCCCTGGTCTTCATGCAGAGCCTCTTCTTCTCAAGGTACTGGGACCAGAGGGGGAGTATGCTGATCTTATCCTCCCACTCCCCTATTATGGTCTTCCAGCGGGTGAAGGGGACATCATCAGGGTCCATGTTGAATATGACATGGGCGTGGGTGTTTATGGCTGACTGGAGTCTTTCAAGCTTCTCTTGGAGCCTTTCATGGATGCCCCTGATCTCCTCAAGCTCACCCAGGAGTTCATCCCGCTCTATGCCCTCTGATATGGCCTCAAGGGTCCTTTCGGTTATAAGGCCCTCTGAGTGGAGGTCCCTGAACCTCACGATCCATTCTGCGGTGGCCCTTAAATCATCTATCCGGGGGTTTTCTGGCTGCCACATGGACCCGAAGAACTTCTCAGCAACTTCACCGTAACGTTCAAGTTCCTCCCTGAGCTTCAGGACATCTATAAGGGTTTCAAGGTCCTCGATGATCTCATAATCATTTTCAGGGGCCTTCCCTATGTAAAGGGCGTCTATCTGATTCTTAACCTTCCTGTACCTTCCGCTGAGGAATTTTATACGGCTTGATGACTCATTGAGGTACTCCCTGAGGAGGGATTCGATGTCCGCCTCATGGACCGATTCATGGAATCCATCAAGCACAGCCCTCTTCCGGGTGTAGTCCTCAAGCTTATCAAGGAGCGTGAAGGCATCCGCCCTGTAACGGTCCCAGAGCTCTGTCCTGAGGACCTCCAGATCAAAGGGTCTTGAATCAGCGACAACGGATGCTATCTCCTCAAGTATCCTGAGCTCCCCTGAAGTCCTCACCCTTTTAAAGCCATACTTCTCCTGGAAGACATCCAGGGCCCCCAGGAGTTCATCAACGGTCCTCACCACCGAGTCAAAGAGGATTTCAAGTTCCCTCACATCAGAGGGGAGTATCATACCGGGATCAGTCCCGGACCAGGGGTTCTCGGGGAGTGGTGGTAGGAGTTCTGCAAGCTTTGCAAGGTTCTGGAGTTCTATGAGTGCCTCATCCCATTCATCTGGGGTTATGGTCTCGGGTGAGGGTATCCTTACGAAGGGGAGCTCATCAAAGTGCCTCTCGGCCTTCTCCTTCATCCCGAAGAGCTGGAAGGGGGATAGGCCTATACCGTAGAGGGGTTCATGCAGGGCCCTCCTGTACTCATTCAGCTCATCCCTCAGCTTCTCTATCCTCCTGAACTCCCTCTCAGCCTCCACCCTCTCTGCCTCGGCATCCATGAGGGTGCTCTCAAGTTCATTCAGAACATCCTTCTTCCGGGCCTTATGGGAGTGGAGTTCAAGGCAGAACCTCCCAAGGCCGATGCTGTCAAGCCGGCTCTTCACAACCTCAAGGGCAGCCATCTTCTCACTGACAAAGAGGACGGTCTTACCGGCTGCCATGAGCTCCGCTATCAGGTTCACAATGGTCTGGGACTTACCGGTCCCCGGGGGTCCCTCAACAACAAGGTTCTTACCTGCCTTAACATCCTCTATAACCGCTATCTGGGATGAATCCGCATCAACAACATGGTAGAGGTCCCTGTAGGGTATCTCATCGATATTAACCTCGTTCTCGTCACGGTCTATCTCAAGGGAGAAGAGTGACCTCAGGAGGGGCCTCTCTATGATCTCATCCCAGTTGGAATAGGATGAAGGGTCAAGGTCCATGTACATGAGGAACTTTGTGAAGGAGAAGAAACCAAGCTGGACATCATCCGTCACACACCAGCCCTCCATGGATTCCACCGAGGACTCAACATCCTCAAGGTACCCCTTAACGCCCTCAATGTCAGATGGCATTCGGAATTCAGGTAGCTCCACACCCTCCTCCCTCAGCCTGGCCTGGAGAGACATGTTTGTTATGATCTCACTGCCATCCCATTTCACGGTGAAGGTGGAACCGGCCCTCCTCCTCTCAAGGAGCACCGGTACGAGGATGAGGGGGGCCTTCCTGATGTCTGGTTCATCAGGGGTCCTCCACTCAAGGAACCCCAGGGCAAGGTAGAGGATGTTGTAGCCCTGCTCCTGTATCATGGTCCTGGCCCTCTGGTTAATGTAGAAGAGCCTCCTCTGGAGTTCAGAGCCTGTTAGGTCCGTCTGGAGTACGTTATCATCGGGTTGATGATGTGCCTGGTGCCCCTCCTCCTGGGGGATGCCATCTGCATCTTCCTCACTGGAGGGGTACTCCCAGAGTTCCTCCTCACCACAGTCCTCAGGCGCCTCGGGCCTTGGAGCGAATTTCATCTTCCTCTCGTTCAGGACAAGGTAACCGTAGATGTGGGATGGGTCGTGGTTTACAACCTCAATTGTCCTTGACCTTGGCCTGAAATTCAGGAGCTGATTCCTCATTGTGAGGTCAAGGAGTTTCTCCCTTAAACGCTCAAATTCTCTTTCAATTATCTCCTTTGCCGGGGACTCCATCTTCAATTCTCCCTCTTAAAAAACTTTGATCCACCCTTTAACTATAATAAACTTACGTGCTTCTAATCTATACCCCCAGACTTATATCCTTTCACCATACCCTGCACCTCAATCTGGTGAGGTTATCCTGGACATCCTGTGGAATATGATGGCAAGGATTATGCTCACCGACCATATAACCGCTGCGATTATGGTGTCGTTCATTGGAAGGTCAATCACCATGTCAATGATATCCATGATCCTTGTGATGCTGAAAAGGAGCATCGAAAATGCCAGGAGCCTTATCATACTGGTGCTATCCTTCAATTTAGACAGAAAGAGTCCAAGGGAAGCCTCACGGAACCTGAGGATGTTCATGAGCGTCCTCAGTGAGAAGTAGAACACCATTAAAGGGGGGACAAGTATCAGCCATTTCAGCCACATCATCTCCCGGGCACCCCCATAACCGATGAGAGAAGCATAAGCCCTGCCAGAAGGAAGAAGGCGTTCAGGTTAAGGAATGATTCAACAACAGATTCCTTCTGCCCTGTTATGAATGATAGACCCACAAGGACTGTGAAGACGGATGCAATGAAGAAGAAGACGAATACGAGGACCGATGACCGGCTCCTGAGGAATATCATTGACATTGCCATCTCCCCCTCCCTGAGTTCATCCAGTATACGGAGGCAAGCATAGATTAGTAGGACCCCCATCACGAGTCCAGCTATCCTGTTCAAAGCCACGAGGATGTCCATAAAAACACCACGATTATTATGTTCATGACCTTATTTATCCTTTGAGGTGAGCTGGAGGTTAAGGGCTGAGAGTATGCCTGCAAGGCTCACTATATCCTCCCTATTATGCTCAACAACAGGTACCAGGGGACCAGGATTCCCGGTTGAAAGGTAGGCTGAATAGTACTCTGGGATGTCCATTGTCTCAGCCCATTCACCGACCCATTCAGGTTGAAAGGTAGGCTGAATAGTACTCTGGGACAATGGCTCCGGGAACATCAAGGTCCCGATCCACCCCGAGGACGTGCTTTTCCACCGTGCAGAGTCTGCAGTCCGGCAGCAGAGCCCCCCACCTGCGCCTGGAGACATGGTAAAGGTCAACGTTAATATTGTCAAGGTTCCTGTTAAGTCCATGAATCCTCAGCCTTCTATGGATGTAGGGAATGTCAAAACTCGCCCCATTGAAGGTTACAAGGACATCATCATCCCTGACCGAATCAAGGAGTTCAAATACTCCAGGTTCATCCTCAGGGGAAACAGCAAGCCTCTGCTTAACCACCATGGACCCCCCATCAATCCACCCCATCCCAAGGAGTATAACAGGTTCATCTGAAAGGCCGAGTGTTTCAATGTCAAGGAACACAAGCCTCCTCTCATCCATGAGGTTCAGGCACCTCAGAATGTAGGGATGGTATGATGGGAGATTAAGGTGGTCCCTGAGGCCCCGGAGATCACCTTCAAGGAGGAGATCATGGACCCTGACAGCATCGACGCCGTAGACCGGGTGGGAGCGGAGGTCCTCAAGGGTCCGGTAACCTTCACTTCTCAGTTTAGATGCCCTCTTTCCTCCAACCCCCCTTACAAGTTCAAGGTCCCCCATGAGGTCATCAGGGGGGCTGACCCTCCTGAACTCAATCTCCACCTCCTCTGTTATCTCCAGTGCTGTGTAGTCACCGCAGTCAACCAGGGAGCCAGCAAGGGCCTCCTC
The sequence above is drawn from the Methanothermobacter wolfeii genome and encodes:
- a CDS encoding ribonuclease H-like domain-containing protein, which produces MDELIMEYSGIAPEEALAGSLVDCGDYTALEITEEVEIEFRRVSPPDDLMGDLELVRGVGGKRASKLRSEGYRTLEDLRSHPVYGVDAVRVHDLLLEGDLRGLRDHLNLPSYHPYILRCLNLMDERRLVFLDIETLGLSDEPVILLGMGWIDGGSMVVKQRLAVSPEDEPGVFELLDSVRDDDVLVTFNGASFDIPYIHRRLRIHGLNRNLDNINVDLYHVSRRRWGALLPDCRLCTVEKHVLGVDRDLDVPGAIVPEYYSAYLST
- a CDS encoding DUF3320 domain-containing protein, with the protein product MESPAKEIIEREFERLREKLLDLTMRNQLLNFRPRSRTIEVVNHDPSHIYGYLVLNERKMKFAPRPEAPEDCGEEELWEYPSSEEDADGIPQEEGHQAHHQPDDNVLQTDLTGSELQRRLFYINQRARTMIQEQGYNILYLALGFLEWRTPDEPDIRKAPLILVPVLLERRRAGSTFTVKWDGSEIITNMSLQARLREEGVELPEFRMPSDIEGVKGYLEDVESSVESMEGWCVTDDVQLGFFSFTKFLMYMDLDPSSYSNWDEIIERPLLRSLFSLEIDRDENEVNIDEIPYRDLYHVVDADSSQIAVIEDVKAGKNLVVEGPPGTGKSQTIVNLIAELMAAGKTVLFVSEKMAALEVVKSRLDSIGLGRFCLELHSHKARKKDVLNELESTLMDAEAERVEAEREFRRIEKLRDELNEYRRALHEPLYGIGLSPFQLFGMKEKAERHFDELPFVRIPSPETITPDEWDEALIELQNLAKLAELLPPLPENPWSGTDPGMILPSDVRELEILFDSVVRTVDELLGALDVFQEKYGFKRVRTSGELRILEEIASVVADSRPFDLEVLRTELWDRYRADAFTLLDKLEDYTRKRAVLDGFHESVHEADIESLLREYLNESSSRIKFLSGRYRKVKNQIDALYIGKAPENDYEIIEDLETLIDVLKLREELERYGEVAEKFFGSMWQPENPRIDDLRATAEWIVRFRDLHSEGLITERTLEAISEGIERDELLGELEEIRGIHERLQEKLERLQSAINTHAHVIFNMDPDDVPFTRWKTIIGEWEDKISILPLWSQYLEKKRLCMKTRGAAFIPLIESGIIGLEDIRPAMEGNLADALLEKAFREIPVLYTFIGDLHEARIREFRELDSRIIELNRKRLIYKLTRSMPGVFGGAAPDSEESILSGEFTRKRGHMPLRKLLKRAGGVIKRIKPCFMMSPLSIAQYLDPRSSELQFDVVIFDEASQVKPEDALGAFLRARTAVVMGDTNQLPPTSFFDQMVSSEEDSEDVASAADIESILHLCKRSFPVRMLMWHYRSRHESLIAVSNQEFYDNRLLAYPSPARDDEELGLHLRYLPETVYERGRTSSNPMEASAVVDAIEEHFMRYGNTRSLGVGTFSVAQMNAILEALEARLRENPELERIINGEMEEPFFIKNLETIQGDERDVIFISIGYGFDENGRISLNFGPLNQDGGERRLNVLITRAREKCVVFTNFRSSDLKTGPGTPFGVRALKRFLRYAETRVLESDESYADAQGLFEDSVYEFLTEEGLEVDRGVGCAGFRVDFAIRDPDDDGRYIAGILTDGEMYSRSSVARDRDRLREEILRNLGWNIVHLWSSDWYRNPEETRRKLRGTIEEIITVERKARTPDDQDLIQEEAHEDEAREETMDMEAEGGVVQNDESDHEGSVSQDDPEAGAVRPSMDDGVTGYMEYTTDKLREPDDLYRSSTPAISSIVSEIVAMEAPVHVEEVIRRIRESCGLRRAGRRVRSIIGSAIEMAENNGNIKREGDFLFLRESTPITVRKRTGRIDINLISPAEIEEAVKMALKSPLTVDELTVRVARMFGFRNTSRKTSAGIRRVIDDMLARGDLVMEGDTVRKGG
- a CDS encoding ribonuclease H-like domain-containing protein, with amino-acid sequence MDIPEYYSAYLSTGNPGPLVPVVEHNREDIVSLAGILSALNLQLTSKDK